A genomic region of Homalodisca vitripennis isolate AUS2020 chromosome 5, UT_GWSS_2.1, whole genome shotgun sequence contains the following coding sequences:
- the LOC124363404 gene encoding uncharacterized protein LOC124363404 — MSLAISVAFGGVLGATQHFWCLVSSCSPQSRVKWSRYEADDNWMMDSDRDSQTSQVKLFMFPHPNTTQLLVSGQKFSLPSPTPTQYWLLACRTGDSGCLCSPTPTQPSFSSLARSSHCLHQHPPNINSLPVALVILAVYVPPPQHNPASRLWPEVLTAFTNTHPILAPCLPVLVILAVYVPPPQTQPSFSSLARSSHCLHQHPPNIGSLPAGTGDSGCLCSPTPTQPSFSSLARSSHCLHQHPPNIGSLPAGTGDSGSLCSPTPTQPSFSLCSPPQHNPASRLWPEVLTAFTNTHLILAPCLPVLVILAVYVPPPQHNPASRLWPEVLTAFTNTHLILAPCLPVLVILAVYVPPPQHNPASRLWPEVLTAFTNTHLILAPCLPVLVILAVYVPPPQHNPASRLWPEVLTAFTNTHLILAPCLPVLVILAVYVPPPQHNPASRLWPEVLTAFTNTHLILAPCLPVLVILAVYVPPPQHNPASRLWPEVLTAFTNTHLILAPCLPVLVILAVYVPPPQHNPASRLWPEVLTAFTNTHLILAPCLPVLVILAVYVPPPQHNPASRLWPEVLTAFTNTHLILAPCLPVLVILAVYVPPPQHNPASRLWPEVLTAFTNTHLILAPCLPVLVILAVYVPPPQHNPASRLWPEVLTAFTNTHLILAPCLPVLVILAVYVPPPQHNPAPRLWPEVLTAFTNTHPILIPCLPVLVILAVYFPHPNTTQLLVSGQNFSSLARSSHFPHRHPPNINSLTAGTGDSGCLSSPTPTQPSFSSLASSSHFPHRHPPNINSLTAGTGDSGCLSSPTPTQPSFSSLASSSHFPHLHPPNINSLTAGTGDSGCLSSPTPTQPSFSSLASSSHCSHRHPPNINSLPVALVILAVYVPPPQHNPAPRLWPEVLTAFTNTHPILIPCLPVLVILAVYVPPPQHNPASRLWPEVLTAFTNTHPILIPCLPALVILAVYVPPSQHNPASRLWPEAHTSLTDTHPILIP, encoded by the exons TTTATGTTCCCCCACCCCAACACAACCCAGCTTCTCGTCTCTGGCCAGAAGTTCTCACTGCCTTCACCAACACCCACCCAATATTGGCTCCTTGCCTGTCGCACTGGTGATTCTGGCTGTTTATGTTCCCCCACCCCAACACAACCCAGCTTCTCGTCTCTGGCCAGAAGTTCTCACTGCCTTCACCAACACCCACCCAATATTAATTCCTTGCCTGTCGCACTGGTGATTCTGGCTGTTTATGTTCCCCCACCCCAACACAACCCAGCTTCTCGTCTCTGGCCAGAAGTTCTCACTGCCTTCACCAACACCCACCCAATATTGGCTCCTTGCCTGCCGGTACTGGTGATTCTGGCTGTTTATGTTCCCCCACCCCAAACACAACCCAGCTTCTCGTCTCTGGCCAGAAGTTCTCACTGCCTTCACCAACACCCACCTAATATTGGCTCCTTGCCTGCCGGTACTGGTGATTCTGGCTGTTTATGTTCCCCCACCCCAACACAACCCAGCTTCTCGTCTCTGGCCAGAAGTTCTCACTGCCTTCACCAACACCCACCTAATATTGGCTCCTTGCCTGCCGGTACTGGTGATTCTGGCAGTTTATGTTCCCCCACCCCAACACAACCCAGCTTCTC TTTATGTTCCCCACCCCAACACAACCCAGCTTCTCGTCTCTGGCCAGAAGTTCTCACTGCCTTCACCAACACCCACCTAATATTGGCTCCTTGCCTGCCGGTACTGGTGATTCTGGCAGTTTATGTTCCCCCACCCCAACACAACCCAGCTTCTCGTCTCTGGCCAGAAGTTCTCACTGCCTTCACCAACACCCACCTAATATTGGCTCCTTGCCTGCCGGTACTGGTGATTCTGGCAGTTTATGTTCCCCCACCCCAACACAACCCAGCTTCTCGTCTCTGGCCAGAAGTTCTCACTGCCTTCACCAACACCCACCTAATATTGGCTCCTTGCCTGCCGGTACTGGTGATTCTGGCTGTTTATGTTCCCCCACCCCAACACAACCCAGCTTCTCGTCTCTGGCCAGAAGTTCTCACTGCCTTCACCAACACCCACCTAATATTGGCTCCTTGCCTGCCGGTACTGGTGATTCTGGCTGTTTATGTTCCCCCACCCCAACACAACCCAGCTTCTCGTCTCTGGCCAGAAGTTCTCACTGCCTTCACCAACACCCACCTAATATTGGCTCCTTGCCTGCCGGTACTGGTGATTCTGGCTGTTTATGTTCCCCCACCCCAACACAACCCAGCTTCTCGTCTCTGGCCAGAAGTTCTCACTGCCTTCACCAACACCCACCTAATATTGGCTCCTTGCCTGCCGGTACTGGTGATTCTGGCTGTTTATGTTCCCCCACCCCAACACAACCCAGCTTCTCGTCTCTGGCCAGAAGTTCTCACTGCCTTCACCAACACCCACCTAATATTGGCTCCTTGCCTGCCGGTACTGGTGATTCTGGCTGTTTATGTTCCCCCACCCCAACACAACCCAGCTTCTCGTCTCTGGCCAGAAGTTCTCACTGCCTTCACCAACACCCACCTAATATTGGCTCCTTGCCTGCCGGTACTGGTGATTCTGGCTGTTTATGTTCCCCCACCCCAACACAACCCAGCTTCTCGTCTCTGGCCAGAAGTTCTCACTGCCTTCACCAACACCCACCTAATATTGGCTCCTTGCCTGCCGGTACTGGTGATTCTGGCTGTTTATGTTCCCCCACCCCAACACAACCCAGCTTCTCGTCTCTGGCCAGAAGTTCTCACTGCCTTCACCAACACCCACCTAATATTGGCTCCTTGCCTGCCGGTACTGGTGATTCTGGCTGTTTATGTTCCCCCACCCCAACACAACCCAGCTCCTCGTCTCTGGCCAGAAGTTCTCACTGCCTTCACCAACACCCACCCAATATTAATTCCTTGCCTGCCGGTACTGGTGATTCTGGCTGTTTATTTTCCCCACCCCAACACAACCCAGCTCCTCGTCTCTGGCCAGAA CTTCTCGTCTCTGGCCAGAAGCTCACACTTCCCTCACCGACACCCACCCAATATTAATTCCTTGACTGCCGGTACTGGTGATTCTGGCTGTTTGTCTTCCCCCACCCCAACACAACCCAGCTTCTCGTCTCTGGCTAGCAGCTCACACTTCCCTCACCGACACCCACCCAATATTAATTCCTTGACTGCCGGTACTGGTGATTCTGGCTGTTTGTCTTCCCCCACCCCAACACAACCCAGCTTCTCGTCTCTGGCTAGCAGCTCACACTTCCCTCACCTACACCCACCCAATATTAATTCCTTGACTGCCGGTACTGGTGATTCTGGCTGTTTGTCTTCCCCCACCCCAACACAACCCAGCTTCTCGTCTCTGGCTAGCAGCTCACACTGTTCTCACCGACACCCACCCAATATTAATTCCTTGCCTGTCGCACTGGTGATTCTGGCTGTTTATGTTCCCCCACCCCAACACAACCCAGCTCCTCGTCTCTGGCCAGAAGTTCTCACTGCCTTCACCAACACCCACCCAATATTAATTCCTTGCCTGCCGGTACTGGTGATTCTGGCTGTTTATGTTCCCCCACCCCAACACAACCCAGCTTCTCGTCTCTGGCCAGAAGTTCTCACTGCCTTCACCAACACCCACCCAATATTAATTCCTTGCCTGCCGGCACTGGTGATTCTGGCTGTTTATGTTCCCCCATCCCAACACAACCCAGCTTCTCGTCTCTGGCCAGAAGCTCACACTTCCCTCACCGACACCCACCCAATATTAATTCCTTGA